A genome region from Natronosalvus rutilus includes the following:
- a CDS encoding ATP-dependent carboxylate-amine ligase, which produces MCADPTVLLLDGDYPTALTVARELSEDLGATIVGVGTTRYSRLLRSRYCDEKILAPPPESEGYADALESAVRTHRPDFVLPVGYQSTVAVDRLRSILPSSVSTSLPSSESLRTGADKSAVLDRAARLGIDVPTEYSSVVERIDANGRPRSAFDQLNFPVFLKARHESGGGETTARVDDPARFWRTYDRIVAVAPDGDVLVQELIEGTGSTYGVGVLCSDNDVVLRFSHEELQSVPRWGGSGTHLRTYRNPSLEAQATDLLQDLGWHGIALVEFKRRPNGSFVLMEVNPKFWASYALASERGYRFASTMIAAALDLDVDLPVRSIGTVDEMVFPLRELQYCVRQPTRNEISTALRTVLTPGAKWSLDWTDPVAWLMPPVAAMERVPDVESRVEAAVGAVTGRQSQNVGEDRR; this is translated from the coding sequence ATGTGTGCCGATCCGACGGTCCTCCTCCTCGATGGGGATTACCCGACAGCGCTGACCGTCGCGAGGGAACTCTCCGAGGATCTCGGTGCGACGATCGTCGGCGTTGGAACGACGCGATACAGCCGACTGCTCCGGTCGAGATACTGCGACGAGAAAATCCTCGCCCCTCCGCCGGAGAGCGAAGGATACGCCGACGCCCTCGAGTCTGCGGTTCGAACCCATCGCCCGGACTTCGTCTTGCCGGTCGGGTACCAATCGACGGTCGCAGTCGACCGACTTCGGTCGATCCTTCCCTCCTCCGTTTCCACCTCTCTCCCCTCGAGCGAGTCGCTCCGTACTGGTGCCGACAAGTCCGCCGTCCTCGACCGTGCGGCCCGTCTCGGAATCGACGTTCCGACGGAGTACTCGAGCGTCGTCGAGCGAATCGACGCGAACGGGCGGCCGAGGAGTGCATTCGACCAACTGAACTTCCCCGTCTTTCTCAAGGCCAGACACGAATCCGGCGGTGGCGAGACGACCGCTCGAGTCGACGACCCTGCTCGCTTCTGGCGGACTTACGACCGCATTGTGGCGGTCGCTCCGGACGGGGACGTACTCGTCCAGGAGCTAATCGAGGGGACGGGGTCGACCTACGGAGTCGGCGTCCTCTGTTCGGACAACGACGTCGTGCTCAGGTTCAGTCACGAGGAACTTCAGTCCGTTCCTCGATGGGGCGGAAGTGGGACGCATCTTCGAACCTACCGAAACCCCTCTCTCGAGGCGCAGGCGACGGACTTGTTACAGGATCTGGGGTGGCACGGAATCGCACTCGTCGAGTTCAAGCGCCGTCCCAATGGGTCGTTCGTGCTCATGGAGGTGAACCCAAAGTTCTGGGCATCGTACGCACTGGCAAGCGAGCGTGGCTACCGATTCGCCTCGACGATGATCGCGGCCGCTCTCGACTTAGACGTCGATCTCCCCGTCAGGTCTATCGGAACGGTCGACGAGATGGTATTTCCGCTTCGAGAACTCCAGTACTGCGTTCGGCAACCGACCCGGAACGAAATCTCGACCGCTCTCAGGACGGTACTGACCCCAGGGGCGAAGTGGAGTCTCGACTGGACCGACCCTGTCGCCTGGCTGATGCCACCTGTCGCCGCGATGGAACGGGTACCCGACGTAGAGTCTCGAGTCGAGGCGGCCGTCGGGGCCGTAACCGGCCGTCAATCTCAGAACGTGGGAGAGGATCGACGATGA
- a CDS encoding right-handed parallel beta-helix repeat-containing protein, whose amino-acid sequence MDRRKYLTAIGGLPPTITGYMLSSQGADIDEDGNVPAPDTNEATLADHWRHVDVVNYGADPTGEDDVTPVLEEILAEEGGDELLVLFPPGTYRMDAGFEHDSFRDFGLLGYNATIEPSSTFEGVGVYDSKVFALGPSRSYSGHNVYIGGFEFDFRNVEEEDGVAGSAVVSYATGDVIFEHIMTVGRPTSGRRMIELIGMEDCRGQIYDCVVNGGPGAGVYVEATDNAVATITHSLARNCADNGFYCSNGSVVVENCTAIDNDISNIRIGGVVRDSAVWVRDSELSDARGYWLRDGDCRLENCYGYNDAEGSRSVLEVASSGRSVTITGSRLGSDADRRIAVVNENGEGGDGLVTFRDCTFFGEKNSSATEDAIIVARDETAFLDCSCTLTGDVYPIRFNGSAQNCRVIGGRYESVRPIRFESGRGGVVRDVTLETDRQDVVLEVDVPDVAVDNVQGEISTDVRTVVNGLGDNGSSNPADDGDWHEHGREGAVVAWTDTDSDAERLSIYRNGDWYSWTVE is encoded by the coding sequence ATGGACCGCCGGAAGTACCTGACGGCAATTGGTGGCCTCCCACCGACAATCACTGGCTACATGTTGTCCAGCCAGGGTGCAGATATAGACGAAGACGGGAACGTACCGGCCCCCGACACCAACGAGGCGACGCTCGCGGATCACTGGCGACACGTCGACGTCGTCAACTATGGAGCGGACCCAACCGGCGAAGACGACGTCACGCCAGTTCTGGAGGAAATTCTCGCCGAGGAAGGCGGCGACGAACTCCTCGTACTCTTTCCACCCGGGACGTACCGGATGGACGCTGGATTCGAGCACGACTCGTTTCGAGACTTCGGGTTGCTCGGCTACAACGCAACGATCGAACCGTCCTCGACGTTCGAAGGGGTTGGTGTCTACGATTCCAAGGTGTTCGCGCTTGGTCCGTCCCGGTCGTACAGTGGACACAACGTATACATCGGCGGCTTCGAGTTCGATTTCCGGAACGTCGAGGAAGAGGACGGCGTTGCAGGCTCGGCCGTCGTCTCGTACGCGACCGGAGACGTGATTTTCGAGCACATCATGACAGTGGGCAGGCCGACGAGCGGGCGTCGCATGATCGAACTGATCGGGATGGAAGACTGCCGCGGACAGATTTACGATTGCGTCGTCAACGGGGGGCCAGGTGCCGGCGTGTACGTCGAGGCGACCGACAACGCGGTCGCAACGATCACGCACAGCCTGGCTCGAAACTGCGCCGACAACGGATTCTACTGTTCGAACGGGTCGGTCGTCGTCGAGAACTGTACAGCTATCGATAACGACATCTCGAACATTCGAATCGGCGGTGTCGTTCGCGACAGCGCCGTCTGGGTTCGCGATTCCGAGTTGTCCGACGCCCGCGGCTACTGGCTTCGAGACGGCGACTGCCGTCTCGAGAACTGCTACGGGTACAACGACGCCGAGGGGTCGCGGTCGGTGCTCGAGGTCGCGTCTTCCGGCAGGTCGGTGACGATAACCGGCTCCCGGTTGGGATCGGACGCGGACCGACGGATCGCGGTCGTCAACGAGAACGGCGAGGGCGGCGACGGCCTGGTAACGTTTCGAGACTGTACGTTCTTCGGTGAAAAGAATTCCAGCGCTACGGAGGATGCGATCATCGTCGCCAGGGATGAAACGGCGTTCCTCGACTGCTCGTGTACGCTCACCGGCGACGTGTATCCGATACGATTCAACGGGAGCGCACAGAACTGTCGCGTGATCGGCGGTCGATACGAGTCCGTGCGGCCAATTCGTTTCGAATCGGGCAGGGGCGGGGTCGTCCGTGACGTCACCCTCGAAACCGACCGCCAAGATGTCGTACTGGAGGTCGACGTCCCGGACGTTGCCGTCGACAACGTCCAGGGGGAGATTTCGACGGACGTTCGAACGGTCGTCAATGGACTCGGTGACAACGGATCGTCGAATCCGGCCGACGATGGCGACTGGCACGAACACGGGCGTGAGGGCGCCGTCGTCGCCTGGACGGACACGGATTCAGACGCAGAGCGACTCTCGATCTATCGAAACGGGGACTGGTACTCCTGGACGGTCGAGTGA
- a CDS encoding GNAT family N-acetyltransferase: protein MSIRISVLNPADRESWNEYVDRSPQGSVFHRYDALRTQATYSDARLYPLVGYKGQEPIGIFPIFESHKGPVTFAFSPPHGLHVPILGPALLNMDQLKQRKREKRHSRFIDGCLEWIDRELEPRYTSIRTSWRYDDVRPFKWNGFDVHPSYTYVVDLDTDEETLIRRFSRTTRRTIRNHLDDEYTVTVGGVDEARWIMEQVVSRFEEQGKTATMSPSFVAELYERLPDGVVNPYVLSVDGDPVTGTILLVDGETAHRWQGGTKPGTSLPANELLEWRMLTDSMERGVSDYELVDANIPRINAWKSKYNPNVRTYYTMYRSGRGMAAAVQLYLRLRDRNELVTKLAPG from the coding sequence ATGAGTATCAGAATATCGGTATTGAACCCCGCCGATCGAGAATCGTGGAACGAATACGTCGACCGGTCGCCGCAAGGATCGGTCTTCCATCGGTACGACGCGCTCAGAACACAGGCGACGTACTCGGACGCCAGACTGTACCCGCTCGTTGGATACAAGGGCCAGGAACCAATCGGAATCTTTCCCATATTTGAAAGCCACAAAGGTCCAGTCACGTTCGCCTTCTCCCCACCACACGGGTTACACGTCCCTATTCTCGGGCCCGCATTGCTCAACATGGACCAACTCAAGCAACGCAAGCGCGAGAAGCGACACAGTCGGTTCATCGACGGGTGTCTCGAGTGGATCGACCGCGAACTCGAGCCCAGGTACACCTCGATTCGAACGTCCTGGCGGTACGACGACGTCCGACCGTTCAAGTGGAACGGTTTCGACGTCCACCCGAGTTACACCTACGTCGTCGACCTCGACACCGACGAAGAGACGTTGATCCGTCGATTCAGTCGAACGACGCGTCGAACGATCCGAAACCATCTCGACGACGAGTACACCGTGACGGTCGGCGGCGTCGACGAGGCCAGGTGGATCATGGAGCAGGTGGTCAGCCGATTCGAAGAGCAAGGGAAGACCGCAACAATGTCGCCGTCGTTCGTAGCCGAACTCTACGAACGGCTTCCCGACGGTGTCGTGAACCCGTACGTGCTTTCCGTCGACGGAGACCCCGTCACCGGTACGATTCTCCTCGTGGACGGGGAGACGGCTCACCGATGGCAAGGTGGAACGAAGCCCGGGACGTCTCTTCCAGCGAACGAACTCCTCGAGTGGCGGATGCTCACCGACTCCATGGAACGCGGTGTCAGTGATTACGAACTCGTCGACGCCAACATCCCACGAATTAACGCATGGAAGTCGAAGTACAATCCGAACGTCCGGACGTACTATACGATGTATCGGTCCGGTCGGGGAATGGCCGCCGCCGTTCAGCTGTATCTCAGGCTTCGGGATCGAAACGAACTCGTCACGAAACTCGCACCAGGCTGA
- a CDS encoding polysaccharide biosynthesis C-terminal domain-containing protein has product MRNSFSSAVVSIIVSKAYILLLGVGFTPVLVRLLGPVEYGRYALVLSVYSVVGIVLVSGTGDTVRKYISERSDAAWQAAIFGYVFRAVFFIGLLAATLFSLAAYTGLAASTFGPAFTSLFYVLAAYLVFNQLATHVLWTLMGLQLESRSEPLKVVKETLFVAFAITFVYHGYGVEGVLLGSIVSSAFTIVFGLAIVSRLLPVRQAFFSSGVDLPKRQILTYTASTIGFFLFLTSLYHVDVLLLQVWLSDEFVGYYKGALVIAEVLWFAPIAVQYALLQRVSHLWERGDIDAIEQQSQIVTRYVFLFTTLLVLGLAALAADFVPLYLGESFRPAITPLLLLLPGVLGFAVARPSLAINQARRSLRPLLVATGASSLINVLLNLLLIPGYGMIGAAIATSIGYGSLVVFQTAIARRMGYRPLAGIRWGATFVTIIVSATSIFLVSWTIDSSILSLVIVPPFGAIVFAVASIMTGAITSDDLEEIASATALPKTVERQLLELIERIPTRHE; this is encoded by the coding sequence ATGCGCAATTCATTTTCATCCGCGGTCGTCTCGATCATCGTTTCGAAGGCGTACATCTTACTCCTCGGAGTGGGGTTCACACCGGTTCTCGTTCGGCTCCTCGGACCGGTCGAGTACGGTCGGTACGCGCTCGTCCTATCCGTCTATTCCGTCGTCGGAATCGTTCTGGTCTCGGGAACGGGCGATACGGTTCGAAAGTATATCTCCGAGCGGTCGGACGCGGCGTGGCAAGCCGCCATCTTCGGGTACGTGTTCAGAGCGGTGTTCTTCATCGGGCTCCTCGCCGCTACGCTATTCTCTCTGGCGGCGTACACGGGTCTCGCAGCATCCACGTTCGGACCGGCGTTTACGTCACTCTTCTACGTGCTTGCCGCGTACCTCGTTTTCAACCAGCTGGCGACGCACGTCCTGTGGACGCTCATGGGACTCCAATTGGAGTCTCGCTCGGAACCGCTAAAAGTAGTCAAGGAGACGCTATTCGTCGCGTTCGCGATCACGTTCGTCTACCATGGATACGGCGTCGAGGGCGTATTGCTCGGATCCATCGTCTCCAGTGCGTTCACCATCGTGTTCGGATTGGCAATCGTCAGCCGTCTGTTGCCCGTTCGCCAGGCCTTCTTCTCAAGCGGTGTGGACCTTCCGAAACGACAGATTCTCACCTACACCGCGAGCACGATCGGTTTCTTCCTCTTTTTGACGTCCCTGTACCACGTCGACGTGCTCTTGCTCCAGGTCTGGTTGTCCGACGAATTCGTGGGATACTACAAAGGCGCGCTGGTGATCGCCGAAGTCCTGTGGTTCGCACCGATCGCCGTTCAGTACGCGCTCTTACAGCGTGTCTCGCACCTCTGGGAGCGTGGGGACATCGACGCTATCGAGCAACAATCACAAATCGTTACGCGGTACGTGTTCCTGTTTACGACGTTGCTGGTACTCGGCCTCGCTGCGCTGGCAGCCGACTTCGTTCCGCTCTACCTGGGTGAGTCGTTTCGACCGGCGATCACGCCCCTGTTGTTGCTGCTTCCGGGGGTGCTCGGGTTCGCGGTCGCGAGACCGTCCCTCGCCATCAACCAGGCCAGGCGATCGCTTCGTCCGCTCCTCGTCGCGACTGGTGCCAGTTCGCTGATCAATGTACTGTTGAACCTGCTGTTGATTCCGGGCTACGGAATGATCGGGGCCGCCATCGCGACGTCGATCGGCTACGGAAGCCTCGTCGTGTTCCAGACGGCCATCGCTCGACGGATGGGGTACCGACCGCTCGCGGGCATCCGCTGGGGGGCTACGTTCGTCACGATCATCGTATCGGCAACGTCGATCTTTCTCGTTTCGTGGACGATCGACTCGTCGATCCTCTCCCTCGTGATCGTCCCGCCGTTCGGTGCGATCGTGTTCGCCGTCGCCTCAATCATGACCGGTGCGATCACGAGTGACGACCTCGAGGAGATTGCTAGCGCGACTGCGCTGCCGAAAACGGTCGAACGTCAGTTGCTCGAACTGATCGAGCGGATTCCGACCCGCCACGAATGA
- a CDS encoding peptidoglycan bridge formation glycyltransferase FemA/FemB family protein — MGDEETALELILESTARLCDGPVRFHQISNVDSSYVRYHDSFLEHGYSLRITNCDMLLDTSRDWDALLAEMDSSRRRAIRRGHDHDGEVVEEELTRAVLSEMHSNYTDVAERVGGARLTRAFFLELRNFPERIKVFSLHIDGARRGLMVFVLDDERSMLHYLCSGVTEDHFEHNASELIHEHAIKWAIDNGYETYNFRGTEPDFRNGLFRFKERFATRAAPSLTWERGYPQVALAALNGGRVAHRWVTSSTPDTPETLRERTAEIKSRVVGQVFS; from the coding sequence ATGGGCGACGAGGAAACCGCGCTCGAGCTGATACTCGAATCGACGGCCCGCCTCTGTGACGGGCCGGTTCGCTTCCATCAGATCAGCAACGTCGATTCGTCCTACGTTCGATACCACGATAGCTTTCTGGAACACGGGTACAGCCTGCGAATTACTAACTGTGACATGCTCCTCGATACGTCGCGCGACTGGGACGCCCTCCTCGCGGAGATGGATAGCTCGAGGCGACGGGCGATCAGGCGAGGACACGATCACGACGGGGAGGTCGTCGAAGAAGAACTGACCAGAGCAGTCCTCAGTGAGATGCATTCGAATTATACCGACGTCGCGGAACGCGTCGGCGGCGCTCGATTGACTCGAGCGTTCTTTCTCGAACTCCGCAACTTCCCCGAACGGATCAAGGTATTCTCGCTCCACATCGATGGAGCGCGACGTGGACTGATGGTGTTCGTGCTGGACGACGAACGGTCGATGCTTCACTACCTCTGTTCGGGCGTTACGGAGGATCACTTCGAGCACAACGCGTCGGAGTTGATCCACGAACACGCCATCAAGTGGGCCATCGACAATGGCTACGAGACGTACAACTTCCGCGGAACGGAGCCCGACTTTCGAAATGGACTGTTTCGATTCAAGGAACGCTTCGCTACCCGCGCGGCCCCCAGCCTCACGTGGGAACGGGGCTATCCACAGGTCGCCCTGGCGGCGCTGAACGGCGGACGTGTCGCTCACCGGTGGGTTACGTCCTCGACGCCGGATACCCCCGAGACCCTTCGAGAAAGAACGGCGGAAATCAAATCGAGAGTTGTTGGTCAGGTTTTCTCGTGA
- a CDS encoding DUF1616 domain-containing protein, whose product MDLTVILSLTALTNVVVLAPVIRETPLRVPIGLVFIFVAPGYALIALVFPERGPVDRFDDASGKVQSPTTILERPRSWWGTIDGPERIAFSIASSAIIVPVIGFILITAQGTFRFGPTFVAVSAVTVALTVGAIWRRLALPPDDRFRVPYGEWTGTLRAAVFDPDSRGSAILNVALVCTILLVIASVGYAATALPQDDEYSTIYVLSEDDADSVLEIPPGESQEVVVGVDNHERRTTTYTVVVVEQEMDVSENETRVVDQRELERFEMTTDHGETWRLAHDVEPTTNGEVRIVWLLYVDGDAPAEPSIESAPYRVHLWVEEGDS is encoded by the coding sequence GTGGACCTGACGGTAATCCTCTCTCTGACGGCCCTGACGAACGTCGTCGTGCTGGCCCCGGTGATACGTGAAACGCCCCTTCGCGTTCCGATCGGCCTCGTCTTCATCTTCGTCGCTCCAGGATACGCGCTGATTGCTCTCGTGTTCCCGGAGCGCGGGCCAGTAGACCGGTTCGACGATGCCAGTGGCAAAGTTCAGTCACCGACGACCATTCTTGAACGCCCCCGGTCGTGGTGGGGAACGATCGACGGCCCGGAACGCATCGCGTTTTCAATCGCTTCGAGTGCCATTATCGTTCCGGTGATCGGTTTCATCCTGATCACTGCGCAGGGGACGTTCCGATTTGGACCGACGTTCGTCGCCGTCTCGGCCGTTACCGTCGCCCTCACGGTCGGTGCAATCTGGAGACGCCTGGCACTCCCGCCGGACGATCGGTTTCGAGTTCCATATGGCGAGTGGACGGGCACCCTTCGTGCGGCGGTGTTCGATCCCGACTCTCGGGGTTCAGCGATCTTGAACGTCGCACTGGTCTGTACGATATTGCTCGTGATCGCGAGCGTTGGATACGCCGCCACGGCACTCCCACAGGACGACGAGTACTCCACGATTTACGTTCTCTCCGAGGACGATGCGGATTCGGTACTCGAGATCCCGCCAGGAGAGAGCCAGGAAGTCGTCGTGGGGGTCGACAACCACGAACGACGTACGACGACGTACACGGTCGTCGTCGTCGAACAGGAGATGGACGTCTCGGAAAACGAAACCCGTGTCGTGGACCAGCGAGAACTCGAGCGGTTCGAGATGACGACCGATCACGGCGAGACGTGGCGTCTCGCTCACGACGTCGAGCCGACCACGAACGGCGAGGTGCGCATCGTCTGGTTGCTGTACGTCGACGGCGACGCTCCTGCGGAGCCGTCGATCGAGTCCGCACCATACCGGGTGCACCTGTGGGTCGAGGAAGGCGATTCGTGA
- a CDS encoding carboxylate--amine ligase — MVTDASGRGAVLLPAKFNPACYTCVRSLADRGVHTVVASEHEDVPAGGSRFCDEQIQICSPDDDLVAYKDALKGIAARPDVRTILPLRPADPYVFATYRDEFERYASVIAPPTEALEVVNDRTKLFDAAREAGVPVPETRCLDEVDRWDDAFVIKSRYNLLTAELTPSLASDTSAVEKDVVYVKPGDEPDKATIRSGMRHEPIVQEYIQHDDQYVFGALYDQGEAVATFQHRQIRGTSYTGGGGVYRESIHDPELEAVGRTLLDSLDWHGIACIEYAKDVTTGEYKLLEINPRFWQSLPCAVRAGADFPAYYWQQALGRGSSIDTRYERGVRSHYLYGEAHYLLSLRRDKPILVDRPPVLAMARDILESCVRTPHFDVFRLDDPVPFSRELRRVLQNRIG, encoded by the coding sequence ATGGTCACCGACGCGTCCGGCCGGGGAGCGGTCCTGCTCCCCGCGAAATTCAACCCCGCCTGCTACACGTGCGTTCGCTCGCTCGCCGACCGCGGGGTCCACACGGTCGTCGCCTCGGAACACGAAGACGTTCCCGCTGGCGGATCGCGATTCTGTGACGAACAGATCCAGATCTGTTCCCCCGACGACGACCTCGTCGCGTACAAAGACGCACTGAAGGGAATCGCCGCTCGACCGGACGTCCGAACGATCCTCCCGCTCCGCCCGGCCGATCCGTACGTGTTCGCGACCTACCGAGACGAGTTCGAACGATACGCGTCAGTGATCGCACCGCCGACCGAGGCGCTCGAAGTCGTCAACGACCGGACGAAACTCTTCGACGCCGCTCGCGAGGCCGGCGTTCCGGTTCCCGAAACGCGATGTCTTGACGAGGTCGACCGGTGGGACGACGCGTTCGTCATCAAATCCAGGTACAATCTTCTCACCGCGGAACTCACTCCGTCGCTCGCCTCGGATACGTCCGCGGTCGAAAAGGACGTCGTCTACGTCAAACCCGGAGACGAACCCGACAAAGCGACGATTCGCTCCGGTATGCGACACGAACCGATCGTCCAGGAGTACATTCAACACGACGACCAGTACGTGTTCGGCGCGCTGTACGACCAGGGCGAGGCGGTTGCGACGTTCCAGCACCGACAGATCCGCGGGACGTCCTACACCGGCGGTGGCGGCGTCTATCGGGAATCCATACACGATCCAGAACTGGAGGCGGTCGGCCGGACGCTACTGGATAGCCTCGACTGGCACGGTATCGCGTGCATCGAGTACGCCAAAGACGTCACCACCGGCGAGTACAAACTGCTCGAGATCAACCCCCGGTTCTGGCAATCGCTCCCCTGTGCGGTCCGGGCGGGCGCCGACTTCCCGGCGTACTACTGGCAGCAGGCGCTCGGCCGTGGCTCGTCGATCGACACGAGGTACGAACGTGGCGTCAGGAGTCACTACCTCTACGGCGAAGCACACTACCTGCTCAGTCTTCGACGAGACAAGCCGATACTCGTCGACCGACCCCCGGTCCTGGCTATGGCACGAGACATTCTCGAGTCGTGCGTCCGGACGCCTCACTTCGACGTCTTTCGACTCGACGATCCCGTTCCGTTCTCGCGCGAACTCCGACGGGTTCTCCAGAACAGGATCGGGTAG
- a CDS encoding glycosyltransferase family 4 protein, whose translation MRIAFVSFETAHHRETETNERFRTVLELLTDRGHDIHVCCAQFWPGEASTLERDEITYHGVSTGLEARQSFLLRLPFVLRSIGPDVIHASADPTGQVRAANWGATLARAPLVLEWYGAGIGVDGAVGIPDDRGHRYAARNADHIVTPSRMVRTWVRERGASGDRVDVVPNPIDVERIEATPPGDWVDVVYARRLDEGANLESLLLGLAELRDRNWHTLVLGDGPQRGMYEQLARDLRIDDRVTFAGETSRDERIAAYRSAHVFAQTATECVFPTEFAWALGAGCVGIVEYHADSAAHELVEGWERGFRTTSEQELADAILEAGDLEHRTYDESFADLDREAVLETYLETYRELQDARGLL comes from the coding sequence ATGCGAATCGCGTTCGTCTCCTTCGAAACCGCCCACCACCGAGAGACGGAGACGAACGAACGGTTCCGGACCGTTCTCGAACTCCTCACCGACCGCGGCCACGACATCCACGTCTGCTGTGCCCAGTTCTGGCCAGGCGAGGCGTCTACGCTCGAGCGAGACGAGATCACCTACCACGGCGTCTCGACCGGCCTCGAGGCACGCCAATCGTTCCTGCTTCGCCTCCCGTTCGTCCTCCGATCGATCGGCCCGGACGTGATTCACGCGAGCGCCGATCCCACGGGCCAGGTGCGAGCGGCCAACTGGGGGGCGACGCTGGCTCGAGCCCCGCTGGTCCTCGAATGGTACGGTGCGGGGATCGGCGTCGACGGCGCCGTCGGCATCCCGGACGACCGCGGCCATCGCTACGCGGCCAGGAACGCGGACCACATCGTCACACCGTCGCGGATGGTCCGGACCTGGGTCAGAGAGCGGGGCGCGTCGGGCGACCGGGTCGACGTCGTCCCGAACCCGATCGACGTCGAGCGGATCGAGGCGACGCCGCCGGGCGACTGGGTCGACGTGGTCTACGCCCGGCGGCTCGACGAGGGGGCGAACCTCGAGAGCCTGCTCCTGGGGCTCGCGGAACTCCGGGACCGCAACTGGCACACGCTCGTCCTCGGGGACGGCCCGCAGCGAGGGATGTACGAGCAACTCGCGCGGGACCTGCGGATCGACGACCGGGTGACCTTCGCCGGGGAGACGAGTCGGGACGAGCGCATCGCGGCCTACCGGAGCGCACACGTCTTCGCCCAGACCGCCACCGAGTGCGTCTTCCCGACCGAGTTCGCCTGGGCGCTCGGTGCGGGCTGTGTCGGCATCGTTGAGTACCACGCCGACTCCGCGGCCCACGAACTCGTCGAGGGCTGGGAACGGGGCTTCCGGACCACGAGTGAGCAGGAACTCGCCGACGCCATCCTCGAGGCTGGCGACCTCGAGCACCGGACCTACGACGAGTCGTTCGCGGACCTGGATCGAGAGGCGGTGCTGGAGACGTATCTCGAGACCTATCGGGAGCTCCAGGACGCACGCGGCCTGCTCTAG